From a region of the Cenarchaeum symbiont of Oopsacas minuta genome:
- a CDS encoding Transposase, translating into MDQKSCHVCGNKLSKIVHKYTRIVEDIIPAQVCNTISRRYCKCCKKTITPKIHTALPNERFGIRLAALLIVLKTLGLSYQKISQLLEMIYGIHMNESTINHAVKKTATAFGPLYEQMIRDLKTELNIHGDETSWRINGKNHWLWAFVGKWTTIYEIDKSRGRIAPMRVLKGYTGNITSDSWSAWNYVGNSHQRCHVHYMREIHETLQYKNPKKEFIAFGKCLKKILNDSHDAVDIHDKSNVIKKLERRLSSLLSKKYTEKNCIRFVKRLKREQDMLFTFLKTGTDSHNNTAERAIRPNVVIRKITNGHRTDDGATSHKILMSVKETCRQRNLNFHDYMMQYLVDGTSKL; encoded by the coding sequence GTGGATCAAAAATCATGTCATGTCTGCGGAAACAAACTATCCAAAATTGTGCATAAATACACACGTATAGTAGAAGATATTATTCCAGCACAGGTATGCAATACGATATCTAGAAGATATTGTAAATGTTGCAAAAAAACAATCACGCCAAAAATCCATACTGCATTACCAAATGAAAGATTTGGAATCAGACTAGCAGCACTTTTAATTGTACTCAAAACACTTGGATTATCATATCAAAAAATATCCCAACTATTAGAAATGATATACGGCATACACATGAATGAATCTACCATAAATCACGCAGTAAAAAAAACTGCTACAGCATTTGGCCCATTATATGAACAGATGATAAGAGATCTAAAAACCGAGTTGAATATACATGGGGATGAGACTAGCTGGCGCATCAACGGGAAGAATCATTGGTTGTGGGCATTTGTTGGAAAATGGACGACCATATATGAGATTGACAAATCACGTGGTAGAATAGCTCCAATGAGAGTGTTAAAAGGATACACTGGAAACATTACAAGTGATTCATGGTCTGCATGGAATTATGTTGGAAACAGTCATCAAAGATGCCATGTTCATTATATGAGAGAAATTCATGAGACTCTACAGTATAAAAATCCCAAAAAAGAGTTTATTGCTTTTGGAAAATGTTTGAAAAAGATCCTAAATGACTCACATGATGCTGTAGACATTCATGATAAATCAAATGTTATAAAAAAACTCGAGCGTCGTTTATCGTCTCTTTTATCCAAAAAATATACAGAAAAGAATTGTATCAGATTTGTCAAACGTCTAAAGCGTGAACAAGACATGCTTTTCACGTTCTTGAAGACTGGAACTGATTCACATAACAATACTGCCGAGAGAGCGATTAGACCAAACGTGGTAATACGAAAGATTACAAACGGTCATCGAACAGATGATGGCGCTACATCACACAAGATATTGATGAGTGTAAAGGAGACATGTAGACAACGAAATCTAAACTTTCATGACTATATGATGCAATATCTTGTGGATGGTACTTCAAAACTCTAG
- a CDS encoding Transposase, whose protein sequence is MHLFVEFEKILSRGYISRPGMKGTLYGDSTGFVINGQRTWLDAKNGISSRRDYRKLHIVRAKNGMIIAHVVTDGRRHDAPVFEQMCKKIPQGSGYVILDAAYLSHTICTLIEDMGRIPVIMPKKNIRVKGFDAMGRMLRWHRDDLQGFLKIYRKRSNVESTFSSMKRRLSGTLSARKLDTQKIELGFFVLCHNLHVLATI, encoded by the coding sequence ATGCATCTTTTTGTAGAATTCGAGAAGATTTTATCACGTGGATACATCAGCAGACCTGGTATGAAAGGTACTCTGTATGGAGATTCTACTGGATTTGTAATAAATGGTCAACGTACATGGTTGGATGCAAAAAATGGTATTAGTTCTAGGCGTGATTATCGTAAACTACACATTGTGAGAGCAAAAAATGGTATGATCATAGCACATGTGGTTACTGATGGAAGACGTCATGATGCACCTGTATTTGAACAAATGTGTAAAAAAATACCACAAGGTTCAGGCTATGTGATACTTGATGCAGCATATCTTTCACATACTATATGCACACTCATCGAAGATATGGGACGTATTCCTGTAATAATGCCAAAAAAAAATATTCGTGTAAAAGGATTTGATGCAATGGGCAGGATGCTCCGATGGCATCGTGATGATTTACAAGGATTCTTGAAAATATATCGCAAACGTAGTAATGTAGAATCTACGTTTTCATCTATGAAAAGAAGACTATCTGGTACCTTGAGTGCACGCAAGCTTGATACACAGAAAATTGAATTGGGCTTTTTCGTCTTGTGTCATAATCTTCACGTATTGGCAACGATCTAA
- a CDS encoding Transposase, which produces MSKRTKIFVQDESIVNSDGKMIKKYWCNEDERPIYRWKGDHRKFIAYGMISISGERFFRSYDKFDGPTFLRYVKDAVAKYGRIMIIADRASQHRTKDLERYVQENQDKIRIEYLPKASPQHNVMETIWFVAKQAMDHSEYYPQLEDKRSNFMKYLRTKKLPNNVTDYFGSVHEYENSSIIPTHLPAIPSKLTISKSLKPSKCTNLDF; this is translated from the coding sequence ATGTCAAAGAGGACAAAAATTTTTGTCCAGGATGAGAGCATAGTCAACAGCGATGGAAAGATGATCAAAAAATACTGGTGCAACGAAGATGAGCGCCCCATCTATCGATGGAAGGGCGATCATAGAAAATTCATAGCATACGGAATGATCTCAATTTCCGGTGAGCGATTCTTTAGATCGTATGATAAATTTGATGGTCCAACATTTCTACGATACGTAAAAGATGCAGTTGCAAAATACGGTCGCATAATGATAATCGCTGACAGAGCTAGTCAACACAGAACAAAAGATCTTGAAAGATATGTGCAGGAAAATCAAGACAAAATTCGAATCGAATATCTTCCAAAAGCATCGCCACAACACAACGTCATGGAGACAATCTGGTTTGTTGCCAAGCAGGCTATGGATCATTCAGAGTATTATCCACAACTAGAGGATAAGAGAAGTAATTTCATGAAATATTTGAGAACAAAGAAACTGCCTAATAACGTTACTGATTATTTTGGCTCTGTCCATGAATACGAGAATTCATCAATAATTCCAACACATTTACCTGCAATCCCATCCAAATTAACGATATCAAAATCACTCAAACCATCAAAATGCACAAATCTAGATTTTTGA
- a CDS encoding Transposase, producing the protein MHLFVEFEKILSRGYISRPGMKGTLYGDSTGFVINGQRTWLDAKNGISSRRDYRKLHIVRAKNGMIIAHVVTDGRRHDAPVFEQMCKKIPQGSGYVILDAAYLSHTICTLIEDMGRIPVIMPKKNIRVKGFDAMGRMLRWHRDDLQGFLKIYRKRSNVESTFSSMKRRLSGTLSARKLDTQKIELGFFVLCHNLHVLATN; encoded by the coding sequence ATGCATCTTTTTGTAGAATTCGAGAAGATTTTATCACGTGGATACATCAGCAGACCTGGTATGAAAGGTACTCTGTATGGAGATTCTACTGGATTTGTAATAAATGGTCAACGTACATGGTTGGATGCAAAAAATGGTATTAGTTCTAGGCGTGATTATCGTAAACTACACATTGTGAGAGCAAAAAATGGTATGATCATAGCACATGTGGTTACTGATGGAAGACGTCATGATGCACCTGTATTTGAACAAATGTGTAAAAAAATACCACAAGGTTCAGGCTATGTGATACTTGATGCAGCATATCTTTCACATACTATATGCACACTCATCGAAGATATGGGACGTATTCCTGTAATAATGCCAAAAAAAAATATTCGTGTAAAAGGATTTGATGCAATGGGCAGGATGCTCCGATGGCATCGTGATGATTTACAAGGATTCTTGAAAATATATCGCAAACGTAGTAATGTAGAATCTACGTTTTCATCTATGAAAAGAAGACTATCTGGTACCTTGAGTGCACGCAAGCTTGATACACAGAAAATTGAATTGGGCTTTTTTGTCTTGTGTCATAATCTTCACGTATTGGCAACGAACTAA
- a CDS encoding Transposase, giving the protein MKTGTDSHNNTAERAIRPNVVIRKITNGHRTDDGATSHKILMSVKETCRQRNLNFHDYMMQYLVDGTSKL; this is encoded by the coding sequence TTGAAGACTGGAACTGATTCACATAACAATACTGCCGAGAGAGCGATTAGACCAAACGTGGTAATACGAAAGATTACAAACGGTCATCGAACAGATGATGGCGCTACATCACACAAGATATTGATGAGTGTAAAGGAGACATGTAGACAACGAAATCTAAACTTTCATGACTATATGATGCAATATCTTGTGGATGGTACTTCAAAACTCTAG
- a CDS encoding ATPase has product MVWIYTKKDIFGRKRPVKKYKNGHPNVDYFAKGMACMRKKPTMNKSTKFAEIYPTAELEIDAKLTVASCTTRSIELWKEPDSDLVRIILCTDEKDMSFFADSINIKDYEFIDQIEPKGMPKDPIRIDAELSFQINFSSFDIDKVNIIEELVRVISNMEYAHVQFLFTCDERINKICTDHIHYLENRIKKIKTGKIERNFGIDSHYIPIVHEKKVNTDLESSNTEKDILQEYNARENKNLCALALRLRCSRDDADVHYNAIESVFHNLQIKNDHIEINSYHDGMFDEHIKCKTLLNDESLDALASNANMWKNLQWGKGRDYVPFLCITDVELAKICAMPYAKSLPLKFRRKRTDSPQPPRIGLSFSIDKKTPNETIKYGKMVKAKSNNIVFNPDDLLQHVYLLGATGCGKTTLLQNLIKHIEALEDYATFIIDNKDRGGFDLLKKMIGDTTIFLDINETNFGINLLELPEHNRADRDLVVSFMVDHIISLLKSYYSQSQTYIQLERLLKLLLQLLYANIDSPTMRELYRLIDVFRKDGGVEKVLNTYEIPTPEFALALRSAANLRGESWVPLINRIETFVTDSYKVKHFGVRHTTFKFSKFMEPGTTVIIRVSDTQTPEDAHRMVLMSLVAKLWFAIKKRASDTEYQKRIPVILVLDEFQRIGDMEMLRVMLSQARSFRLGVVLAHQNTDQIDKHTLESIMSNCATQIYGRTSGTDASRVESMTDPSYAGQMKNNLAGMADFTFFIKQKSIGGSLLGTPAFLNALPPPPDIIDDAKITHMLQKSIQMYGIKESYENMEYGQVFGGNIRWKTCIDVRHLFHMELKVIRCIGDDQCRLLDITKCTNAMKRDDVTSVLNTLIGQGFVMIESNPDVKHSSLYCLTKKALNAYIHLDYTKIGSAKETPIVAEMAAKYYRKKGWFVCIANQTSQNRHYRPDLVAYDYRTDSAISVEIESRTEVESHPEHVRFNMKKWRDLGFSKCHVWSASHSITKCRDGLDEDASRVEIFIVKLPSGYERKKYVYKKSKSALKEK; this is encoded by the coding sequence ATGGTCTGGATTTATACAAAAAAAGACATTTTTGGTAGAAAAAGACCTGTTAAAAAATACAAAAATGGTCACCCAAATGTAGACTATTTTGCAAAAGGTATGGCATGTATGAGGAAAAAGCCAACAATGAACAAGAGTACAAAATTTGCAGAAATTTATCCAACTGCAGAGCTAGAGATCGATGCAAAGTTGACAGTTGCTAGTTGTACAACTCGAAGCATCGAGCTTTGGAAAGAACCAGATTCGGATCTAGTTCGTATAATTTTATGCACAGATGAAAAAGATATGTCATTTTTTGCAGATTCGATAAACATCAAAGATTATGAGTTTATCGATCAAATAGAACCTAAAGGAATGCCAAAAGACCCAATACGTATTGATGCAGAATTGAGTTTTCAGATAAACTTTTCATCCTTTGATATTGACAAGGTCAATATTATCGAAGAGCTCGTTAGAGTCATATCAAATATGGAATATGCGCACGTTCAATTTTTGTTCACCTGTGATGAACGCATAAATAAAATATGCACTGATCATATACATTATCTTGAAAATAGAATTAAAAAAATAAAAACAGGCAAGATAGAGCGCAATTTTGGAATTGACAGTCATTATATCCCTATTGTACATGAAAAAAAAGTAAATACAGATCTAGAATCATCAAATACTGAAAAAGATATACTGCAAGAGTATAATGCACGAGAAAACAAAAATCTATGTGCATTGGCACTAAGGTTGAGATGCTCTCGTGATGATGCAGACGTACATTACAACGCCATAGAGAGTGTATTTCACAATCTACAAATAAAAAACGATCACATTGAGATAAACTCATACCATGATGGAATGTTTGATGAGCACATAAAATGCAAAACATTGCTAAACGATGAATCCTTGGATGCACTTGCATCAAATGCAAACATGTGGAAAAACCTACAATGGGGCAAAGGACGCGACTATGTGCCATTTTTATGCATTACAGATGTAGAGTTGGCAAAGATATGTGCCATGCCATATGCAAAATCTCTACCACTCAAATTCAGACGAAAACGCACAGATTCACCACAGCCACCGCGCATAGGATTATCATTTAGTATAGACAAAAAGACTCCAAATGAGACCATCAAATATGGCAAGATGGTAAAGGCAAAATCAAATAACATTGTATTCAACCCAGATGATCTTTTGCAACATGTATACTTGCTTGGAGCAACAGGATGTGGCAAGACTACATTGTTGCAAAATCTCATAAAGCATATAGAAGCTTTGGAAGATTATGCGACATTTATCATAGACAACAAAGATAGAGGAGGTTTTGATCTATTGAAAAAAATGATTGGCGATACGACAATATTTTTAGACATAAATGAGACAAATTTTGGAATAAATCTACTAGAGCTCCCAGAGCACAATCGTGCTGATAGAGACCTTGTCGTCTCGTTTATGGTAGATCATATCATATCGCTGTTAAAGAGCTATTATTCCCAGTCACAGACATATATCCAGTTGGAACGACTGTTGAAACTTCTCTTACAGCTACTTTATGCCAACATAGACTCGCCCACCATGAGGGAACTATACCGGCTTATTGATGTATTTAGAAAAGATGGGGGCGTAGAAAAGGTGTTAAACACCTATGAGATTCCAACTCCAGAATTTGCCCTTGCACTTCGATCAGCTGCAAACCTACGAGGCGAATCATGGGTTCCACTCATAAACCGTATAGAGACTTTTGTAACAGACTCATACAAGGTAAAACATTTTGGTGTAAGACACACGACATTCAAATTTAGCAAGTTTATGGAACCTGGTACAACTGTGATTATACGTGTTAGTGATACACAGACACCAGAAGATGCACACAGGATGGTTTTAATGTCTCTAGTTGCAAAGCTTTGGTTTGCCATAAAAAAGAGAGCATCTGATACAGAGTATCAAAAACGCATTCCAGTCATACTAGTACTCGATGAATTTCAGCGCATCGGGGATATGGAGATGCTACGTGTAATGCTCTCACAAGCAAGAAGCTTTAGACTAGGGGTTGTGCTAGCTCATCAGAATACAGATCAGATTGACAAACATACACTCGAATCTATCATGTCAAATTGTGCCACACAGATATACGGTCGAACTTCTGGTACTGATGCATCTAGAGTGGAATCGATGACAGACCCATCGTATGCAGGTCAGATGAAGAATAATCTTGCAGGTATGGCAGATTTTACGTTCTTCATAAAACAAAAATCAATCGGCGGTAGCTTGCTTGGCACACCTGCATTCCTAAATGCACTACCACCTCCACCAGATATCATAGATGATGCAAAAATTACCCACATGTTACAAAAATCCATACAAATGTACGGAATTAAAGAATCATACGAGAATATGGAGTATGGTCAAGTCTTTGGTGGCAATATAAGATGGAAGACATGCATTGATGTACGTCATCTATTCCATATGGAATTAAAAGTAATCAGATGTATCGGCGATGATCAATGTCGACTATTGGATATAACAAAGTGCACAAATGCGATGAAGCGTGATGATGTCACATCTGTATTAAATACATTAATTGGTCAAGGTTTTGTAATGATAGAGTCAAACCCCGATGTTAAACATAGTTCACTATACTGTCTGACCAAAAAGGCACTAAATGCATACATTCATCTAGACTATACCAAAATTGGTAGTGCAAAAGAGACACCAATTGTAGCAGAGATGGCAGCGAAATATTATCGCAAAAAGGGATGGTTTGTATGCATTGCCAACCAAACCTCACAAAATAGACATTATAGACCAGACCTTGTCGCATACGATTACAGGACAGATAGTGCAATCTCTGTAGAGATTGAATCAAGAACAGAGGTTGAATCACATCCAGAACATGTACGCTTTAACATGAAAAAATGGAGAGATCTTGGATTTTCAAAATGTCATGTATGGTCTGCAAGTCATTCTATCACAAAATGTAGAGATGGACTAGATGAGGATGCAAGTAGAGTAGAGATATTCATAGTCAAACTTCCATCAGGGTATGAGCGCAAAAAATATGTCTATAAAAAATCAAAATCTGCACTCAAAGAAAAATAA
- a CDS encoding HNH endonuclease has translation MFLNILTQGAKDNTYKFALARFLLEYSKSIDKDVLLKHVKNDTPYIIDYKKIAHEFLKYYWSQEFRYRFKQNFHNRKTPLIIKTLRNIFGNVYIPESFEKYSQESTNFENIKQAEKIIMRGMFGTRESKTSNVIPRFQKIRFGNKFIQNNIFYEFDDHDKQISVNPNAMLFFNNNYPFLFKTTILEWAGFLEKINTFPRLIAKIESGETIRGSLKIYKKIFVNTKHCFYCNVKLDMHKTDVDHFIPWSYIFNDKAWNLVLACESCNRRKSSSLVDDCYYNMLIKRNSCLYPVLKPMRESLHELDVGNGWSAEIRRYYDNCVKHGFPIIPRFHLLEDV, from the coding sequence ATGTTTTTGAATATTTTAACACAAGGTGCAAAAGATAATACATACAAATTTGCATTGGCAAGATTTCTATTAGAATATTCTAAATCTATTGACAAAGATGTATTATTAAAACATGTAAAAAATGATACGCCATACATAATCGATTATAAAAAAATAGCACATGAATTTTTAAAGTATTATTGGTCACAAGAATTCAGATATAGATTCAAACAAAATTTTCATAATAGAAAAACTCCACTAATCATCAAAACATTACGTAACATATTTGGCAATGTATATATTCCAGAATCATTTGAAAAATATTCTCAAGAATCTACAAATTTTGAAAATATTAAACAAGCAGAAAAAATTATAATGCGTGGCATGTTTGGAACTAGAGAATCTAAAACATCTAATGTAATACCAAGATTTCAAAAAATTCGGTTTGGTAATAAATTCATTCAAAATAATATTTTTTATGAATTTGATGATCATGATAAACAGATATCTGTAAATCCTAACGCAATGTTGTTTTTTAATAATAATTATCCATTTTTATTTAAAACAACTATTTTAGAATGGGCAGGATTTTTAGAAAAAATTAACACATTTCCAAGATTGATTGCAAAAATAGAAAGTGGTGAAACTATTCGAGGTTCATTAAAAATATATAAAAAAATATTTGTAAACACCAAACATTGTTTTTATTGTAATGTAAAATTGGATATGCATAAAACAGATGTTGATCATTTTATTCCTTGGTCGTACATATTTAATGACAAAGCATGGAATCTTGTTTTAGCATGTGAGTCCTGCAATCGTAGGAAAAGTAGCTCACTAGTAGATGATTGTTATTATAATATGCTAATAAAACGCAATTCCTGTCTTTACCCTGTGCTTAAACCGATGAGAGAATCGTTACACGAACTTGATGTTGGAAATGGTTGGTCTGCTGAAATTCGTCGCTATTATGACAATTGTGTTAAACATGGATTTCCAATTATTCCTAGATTCCATCTACTTGAAGATGTCTAG
- a CDS encoding putative membrane protein, which translates to MVHGDHNKNKSGGFFLIILGALLFITSPLYLADSPLLGGVAILFGFLVGCLGFYLNFVRHRGKMQ; encoded by the coding sequence ATGGTACACGGTGATCATAACAAGAACAAAAGTGGTGGGTTTTTTCTAATAATATTGGGAGCATTGTTGTTTATAACATCTCCACTATATCTTGCCGACTCTCCTTTACTTGGAGGCGTTGCTATTTTGTTTGGATTTTTGGTTGGATGTTTGGGATTTTATTTGAATTTTGTGCGTCATAGAGGTAAAATGCAGTGA
- a CDS encoding lysyl-tRNA synthetase class I, protein MDEYHELEKAYFAAKGSSNAAKDAKMRGLYEYVNLLQPPKTISPHVKYRLAIELARIFKKDRTTHVVKKLVDYGAIKNTSLEIERLVTMAGNYVDDFGTERVHSIDAKGSVLTALLSLADSLESDPDGVQNAAYESARRAGAKPRDVFTCMYQILLGSESGPRLGPFMADMGPSKVASMIRESLK, encoded by the coding sequence ATGGATGAGTATCATGAATTAGAAAAGGCATACTTTGCTGCCAAAGGTTCTAGTAATGCTGCAAAAGATGCAAAGATGCGAGGTCTATACGAGTATGTAAATCTGCTCCAGCCACCTAAAACCATATCGCCACATGTAAAATACAGACTAGCTATTGAACTAGCTCGTATATTTAAAAAAGATCGTACAACACATGTTGTAAAAAAACTCGTAGATTATGGAGCTATAAAGAATACCTCTCTAGAGATTGAAAGACTTGTAACGATGGCAGGAAACTATGTGGATGATTTTGGAACAGAGCGTGTACATTCAATAGATGCTAAGGGTTCTGTTCTCACAGCACTGTTGAGTCTTGCAGATTCTTTGGAATCTGATCCTGATGGTGTGCAAAATGCAGCATACGAGTCAGCTCGGAGAGCTGGTGCAAAACCACGTGATGTTTTTACATGCATGTATCAGATACTGTTGGGCTCTGAGAGTGGACCTCGTCTTGGTCCATTCATGGCAGATATGGGGCCATCAAAGGTGGCATCTATGATAAGGGAGTCTCTAAAGTAA
- a CDS encoding lysine--tRNA ligase, producing the protein MEKKIGRGTWIDKLAYEMLEREKRLCKNTDMLRVESGLGASGIPHVGSLGDAVRAYGVKLALQDMGYKSELIAYSDDMDGLRKIPRGFPNSLVEHLAKPVSFVPDPYDCHDSFGSHMSSLLLEGLDDLGVCYEFKRAYDTYRKGDLAEQIHVILSKREEIGKKISDAVGQEKFTKYLPYYVVCANCKKLYTTESLEYDGQKRTVSYVCKDAEIGGNTIKGCGHEGVSRIGVDLGKLAWKVEFAARWMAYDIRFEAYGKDIMDSVHVNDWVAESILGYAPPHHVKYEMFLDRGGKKISKSLGNVITSQRWLRYGSKNLSCCCYTSGSLVLVS; encoded by the coding sequence ATGGAGAAAAAGATAGGGCGCGGTACGTGGATTGACAAGCTAGCATACGAGATGCTAGAGCGCGAAAAGAGACTATGTAAAAATACAGACATGCTTAGAGTTGAGAGTGGTCTTGGAGCATCTGGCATTCCACATGTTGGAAGCCTCGGAGATGCAGTGAGAGCATATGGTGTAAAACTTGCTCTACAAGATATGGGATACAAGTCTGAATTAATTGCATACTCTGATGATATGGATGGTCTGCGCAAGATACCTAGAGGATTTCCAAACTCTCTTGTAGAGCATCTAGCAAAACCAGTCTCCTTTGTTCCAGACCCATATGACTGCCATGACTCTTTTGGCTCTCACATGAGTAGTTTATTGCTTGAAGGACTAGATGATCTAGGAGTATGTTATGAATTCAAGCGTGCATATGATACCTATCGCAAGGGAGATCTTGCAGAGCAGATTCATGTGATTTTATCAAAGAGAGAAGAGATTGGTAAGAAAATTTCAGATGCTGTAGGACAGGAAAAATTTACAAAATATCTTCCATACTATGTAGTCTGTGCCAACTGTAAAAAGCTATACACTACAGAATCTCTAGAGTATGATGGGCAAAAACGTACCGTCTCTTATGTATGCAAAGATGCAGAGATTGGAGGTAATACAATCAAAGGTTGTGGACATGAGGGAGTATCCCGTATCGGAGTTGATCTAGGCAAGCTTGCTTGGAAGGTAGAGTTTGCTGCTAGGTGGATGGCATATGATATACGATTTGAGGCATATGGTAAGGATATAATGGATTCAGTTCATGTAAATGACTGGGTTGCAGAGAGTATACTCGGGTATGCACCTCCACACCATGTAAAATACGAGATGTTTTTGGATAGAGGTGGCAAAAAAATATCAAAGTCACTTGGCAATGTGATAACATCACAGCGGTGGCTCAGATATGGATCAAAGAATCTCTCTTGTTGCTGTTATACAAGCGGATCACTGGTGCTCGTGAGCTAG
- a CDS encoding tRNA uridine(34) 5-carboxymethylaminomethyl modification radical SAM/GNAT enzyme Elp3, with protein sequence MQAVVTFEKACEEISRGILVGGKMTEKAVRDEIIRVCTKYSLKQIPRNNEILATVNGENYKTLQKILIRKPVKTASGVAVIALMAKPFACPHGRCTYCPGGIEYNSPNSYTGNEPSTVSAIKNDYDPKMQILSKIEKLRAYGHDISKIELVIVGGTFLFMPEQYRYEFIKSCYDALNGHVSSDLTCAQEANVKSEHRNVGFTIETKPDYCRKEQIDVMLTYGITRVEIGVQSLQDHVLKRSNRGHGYKDIVKSFQEAKDSGYKITAHMMPGLPGSTPEMDLADFERLYSDSKFVPDMLKIYPTLVLRGTPLYDEYKAKTYKPYKEERMISLIAKAKSKIPKWVRIMRVQREISADEIIAGPKYGNLRQTVLRHMAENGIRCMCIRCREAGLSGKDSINGDLKLYRADYDSSGGREVFLSYEDADESVFGYLRLRMPSKDAHRPEITLNSCIVRELHVTGKTVRIGTRDGGIQHAGIGRDLLSKAESIAKEEFDCTKMLIISAVGTRGYYAKFGYRLDGPYMAKDMV encoded by the coding sequence ATGCAGGCAGTTGTCACATTTGAAAAAGCATGTGAGGAGATATCTCGGGGCATTCTAGTTGGCGGTAAAATGACTGAAAAAGCCGTTAGAGATGAAATAATACGCGTTTGTACAAAATACTCTCTCAAACAGATACCTCGCAACAATGAGATACTTGCAACAGTCAATGGCGAAAATTATAAAACACTACAAAAGATCCTCATACGTAAACCTGTAAAGACTGCATCTGGTGTTGCAGTTATTGCTCTAATGGCAAAACCTTTTGCATGTCCACATGGTAGATGTACATACTGTCCTGGAGGAATTGAATACAACAGTCCAAACAGCTATACTGGAAATGAACCATCTACTGTCAGTGCAATAAAAAATGATTATGATCCAAAAATGCAGATACTCTCAAAGATTGAAAAACTTCGAGCATACGGTCATGACATCTCAAAGATAGAACTTGTCATAGTGGGTGGGACATTTTTGTTCATGCCAGAGCAATACAGATATGAATTTATAAAATCCTGCTATGATGCACTCAACGGACACGTATCATCTGATCTGACCTGCGCACAAGAGGCAAATGTAAAATCAGAGCACCGCAATGTGGGATTTACCATAGAGACAAAGCCTGACTATTGCAGAAAAGAACAGATTGATGTAATGCTCACATACGGGATAACACGCGTGGAGATTGGCGTACAGAGCCTACAAGATCATGTTTTAAAGAGATCAAACCGTGGACATGGGTACAAAGATATTGTAAAATCATTTCAAGAGGCAAAAGATTCTGGATACAAGATTACCGCTCATATGATGCCAGGCCTTCCTGGGTCTACCCCAGAGATGGACCTTGCTGATTTTGAGCGACTATATTCGGATTCAAAATTTGTTCCAGATATGCTAAAGATCTATCCTACGCTTGTACTACGTGGAACACCTCTATACGATGAATACAAGGCAAAAACATACAAACCATATAAAGAGGAGCGTATGATCTCGCTAATTGCAAAAGCAAAATCAAAGATTCCAAAATGGGTGCGTATAATGAGAGTGCAGCGAGAGATATCTGCAGATGAGATCATAGCTGGTCCAAAGTATGGAAATCTGCGACAGACAGTACTACGCCATATGGCAGAGAATGGTATACGGTGTATGTGTATCAGATGCAGAGAAGCTGGTCTATCTGGCAAGGATTCCATAAATGGGGATTTGAAATTATACCGTGCAGATTATGATTCATCAGGTGGTCGTGAAGTATTTTTATCATATGAGGATGCAGATGAGAGCGTCTTTGGATACTTGCGACTTCGGATGCCAAGTAAAGATGCACACAGACCTGAAATTACTTTAAATTCATGCATAGTACGAGAGCTACACGTTACTGGCAAGACTGTAAGAATAGGTACAAGAGATGGAGGTATACAACATGCTGGAATTGGAAGAGACTTGTTGAGCAAGGCTGAATCTATAGCAAAAGAAGAGTTTGATTGTACAAAGATGTTGATAATTAGTGCTGTTGGCACACGTGGATATTATGCAAAGTTTGGATATCGTCTAGATGGTCCATACATGGCCAAAGATATGGTGTAG